Proteins encoded in a region of the Nicotiana tomentosiformis chromosome 9, ASM39032v3, whole genome shotgun sequence genome:
- the LOC138898599 gene encoding uncharacterized protein — translation MLRACVIDFGGSWDQFLALAEFEYNSSYQLSIQMALYEDLYRRRCRSLVGWFESSEASLLGTDSVQDALDKVKLIQDRLRTAQSRQKSYADRKVRDVAYMVGEKVLLKVSFMKGVMRIWKKGKMSSRYIGSFEVLHRIGEVA, via the coding sequence atgctacgcgcttgtgtcattgattttgggggttcttgggatcagtttctggcACTTGCAGAGTTTGAATACAACAgcagctaccagttgagcattcagatggctctgtatgaggatTTGTATAGGAgacggtgtagatctctggtgggttggtttgagtcgagCGAGGCTagtctattgggtactgactcggttcaggatgctctggacaaggttaaattgattcaggatcggctccgtacggcgcagtctagacagaagagttatgccgacaggaaggtccgggatgttgcttacatggttggggagaaggtcctACTCAAGGTTTCgttcatgaagggtgttatgaggatCTGGAAGAAAGGCAAGATGAGCTCTCGGTATATTGGGTCGTTTGAGGTACTTCataggattggggaggtggcttaa